A DNA window from Solanum lycopersicum chromosome 3, SLM_r2.1 contains the following coding sequences:
- the LOC101247789 gene encoding probable LRR receptor-like serine/threonine-protein kinase At3g47570 — MERALTSFLFTLLFLLLQYVMPCSSTTILTDQSTLLSLKSQIISDPFHYLDESWSLNISVCDWIGVTCDYRYQRVKSLNLSSMTLTGMIPREFGNLTFLVSLDLRRNHFHGYLPQEMANLRRLKFVHLSVNSFSGEFPCWFGFLDQLQVLNLANNRFTGSVPSSLSNASRLETLNISSNLLEGNIPEEIGNLHNLNVLSMEHNQLTGSIPFTIFNISRIELIVFSNNSLSGNLPNGLCNGLPILKRLHLSMNELRGHLPTSLSNCSQLQVLSLASNDFDGRIHSEIGRLSNLQGLYLGNNHFTGIIPQEIGNLVNLVELTVENNQISGSIPISLFNISRIEVISFSNNSLSGNLPNGLCNSLPMLNGLYLYTNKLRGHLPKSLSNCSQLQILSLFENDFDGRIPSEIGRLSNLQELYLRNNHFTGIIPQEIGNLVNLVELHMEANQISDSIPISLFNISSLETVSLWKNNLKGSLPREIGNLTKMQILRLHENRFTGEIPKEIRNLVELEFLSLGFNSFSGSLPMEIFNISGMRVMGLSFNNLSGTLPPNIGSTLPNIEELYMSDLTNLVGTIPHSISNCSKLTNLELSDNKLSGLIPNSLGYLTHLRFLNLLQNNLTIDSSLSFFTSLTNCRNLTYLILSMNPLNAILPVSMGNFSKSLVHFYASECNIKGKIPNEVGNLSSLLDLHLSDNNFIGSIPTSIGNLRNIQRFNLSNNKLTGFIGDHICKLQHLGEIYMGQNQLSGSLPNCLGNVTSLRWIYLASNKLSFNIPTTLGNLKDLMVLDLSSNNMVGSLPPEIGNLKAATLIDLSMNQFTNGIPTEIGGLQNLEILSLRHNKLQGSIPDSISNMVGLEFLDLSHNNISGIIPMSLEKLQYLKYFNVSHNKLHGEIPSGGPFKNLSSLFFINNEALCGLSRFNVPPCPTSSTHRSNRNKLLLLLLVLGIALVFVLITFVFLWIKYRRGKRDSQQADSLTMATTERISYYELLQATESLSESNLIGSGSFGSVYKGVLRSGTHIAVKVFNLQLEAAFKSFDTECEVLRSLRHRNLVKVITSCSNLDFKALVLEYMPNGSLDKYLYSHNYFLDIRQRLSIMIDVACALEYLHHGCSSPVIHCDLKPSNVLLDEDMVAHLSDFGISKLLGEDESDLYTKTLTTFGYIAPEYGLDGLVSIKCDVYSYGIMLLETFTRRKPNEFEGDLSLKQWVSYSFPEAVMDVVDVNLITPMDHRLQKELDIVASIMEVALDCCAESPTTRTNMKDVVGMLQKIMIQLLAC, encoded by the exons ATGGAGAGAGCTTTGACATCTTTTCTGTTCACATTGCTATTCTTGTTGCTTCAATATGTTATGCCTTGTTCATCCACGACTATTTTGACGGATCAATCGACTCTTCTATCTCTGAAATCCCAAATTATTTCCGACCCCTTTCATTACTTGGATGAGAGTTGGTCTCTCAATATTTCTGTTTGTGATTGGATAGGAGTAACCTGTGACTATCGTTACCAGCGAGTGAAGTCGTTGAATCTTTCCAGCATGACTCTTACAGGGATGATTCCCCGGGAATTTGGAAACCTCACATTTCTTGTTTCTCTTGACTTGAGAAGGAACCATTTCCATGGATATTTGCCTCAAGAAATGGCAAATTTGCGTCGGCTTAAGTTTGTTCATTTAAGTGTGAACAGCTTCAGTGGGGAGTTTCCTTGTTGGTTTGGGTTTTTAGACCAACTTCAAGTTTTAAATCTTGCAAATAATCGTTTCACTGGTTCCGTTCCCTCGTCACTCTCGAATGCCTCCAGATTGGAGACTTTAAACATATCTTCCAATTTACTGGAAGGAAACATCCCGGAAGAGATTGGCAATCTTCACAACCTGAATGTGTTGTCCATGGAACATAATCAGCTTACGGGTTCTATACCATTCACAATATTCAATATTTCTAGAATTGAACTCATTGTATTTTCAAACAATAGCTTATCAGGAAATCTTCCTAATGGTTTATGCAATGGTCTTCCAATACTCAAAAGGCTTCATCTATCAATGAACGAGCTTCGTGGCCATCTGCCTACAAGCTTGTCAAATTGTTCACAACTACAAGTATTATCTTTAGCATCTAATGATTTTGATGGACGAATACATAGTGAAATTGGAAGATTGAGTAACTTGCAGGGATTGTATCTTGGAAACAACCATTTCACAG GGATTATTCCACAAGAAATAGGAAATCTTGTTAATTTGGTGGAGTTAACCGTGGAGAATAACCAGATTAGCGGCTCTATCCCGATCTCCCTATTCAATATTTCTAGAATTGAAGtcatttcattttcaaacaatAGCTTATCAGGAAATCTTCCTAATGGTTTATGTAATAGTCTCCCAATGCTCAATGGGCTTTATCTATACACAAACAAACTTCGTGGCCATCTGCCTAAAAGCTTGTCAAATTGTTCACAACTTCAAATATTGTCTCTATTCGAAAATGATTTTGATGGACGAATACCTAGTGAAATTGGAAGATTGAGTAACTTGCAGGAATTGTATCTTCGAAACAACCATTTCACAG GGATTATTCCACAAGAAATCGGAAATCTTGTTAATTTGGTGGAATTACACATGGAGGCAAACCAGATTAGCGACTCTATCCCGATCTCCCTATTCAATATCTCATCGTTGGAAACTGTTTCACTATGGAAGAACAATCTCAAGGGATCCTTACCACGGGAGATTGGCAACTTAACCAAGATGCAGATTTTACGTCTTCACGAAAATAGGTTTACTG GTGAAATACCCAAAGAGATCAGAAATCTCGTTGAGTTGGAGTTTCTTAGTCTTGGGTTTAATAGTTTTAGTGGTTCACTTCCAATGGAGATCTTCAACATATCAGGGATGAGAGTAATGGGTCTTTCATTCAATAATCTATCAGGAACTCTACCACCAAACATAGGTTCTACCTTACCCAACATCGAAGAGCTTTATATGAGCGACTTAACCAATCTTGTTGGGACTATTCCTCATTCTATCTCCAATTGTTCAAAGCTGACTAATCTAGAACTTTCAGATAACAAACTCAGTGGCTTAATACCCAATTCTCTTGGATATCTGACTCATCTACGCTTCCTTAACTTGTTGCAAAATAATTTAACCATCGACTCCTCATTAAGCTTCTTCACTTCCTTAACCAATTGCAGAAATTTAACATATCTTATTCTATCTATGAACCCTCTAAATGCCATCCTTCCTGTCTCCATGGGGAACTTCTCCAAATCTCTTGTACATTTTTATGCCAGTGAATGCAACATCAAAGGAAAGATTCCAAATGAAGTTGGAAACTTAAGCAGCTTGTTAGACCTTCATCTTTCTGATAATAACTTCATTGGATCAATTCCTACATCAATTGGCAACTTGAGAAACATTCAGCGCTTCAACTTGAGTAACAACAAACTTACAGGATTTATTGGAGATCACATTTGTAAATTGCAGCATTTGGGTGAAATTTACATGGGACAAAATCAACTTTCAGGATCTCTTCCTAATTGTTTAGGGAATGTTACTTCCCTTAGATGGATATATCTTGCTTCCAATAAATTGAGTTTCAATATACCAACAACCTTAGGGAATCTTAAAGATCTAATGGTTCTTGACTTGTCATCAAACAACATGGTTGGTTCTTTACCTCCAGAAATTGGAAATCTAAAGGCTGCGACACTGATAGATCTGTCAATGAATCAATTCACAAATGGAATTCCTACAGAAATTGGAGGATTGCAAAATCTGGAGATCCTTTCTTTGAGACACAACAAGTTGCAAGGATCTATACCTGACTCAATCAGCAACATGGTAGGCTTGGAATTCCTAGACCTTTCTCATAATAATATATCAGGAATCATTCCTATGTCTTTGGAGAAACTTCAATACCTCAAGTATTTCAATGTTTCTCACAACAAATTACATGGTGAAATACCCTCGGGGGGTCCTTTCAAGAACCTCTCCAGTCTgtttttcatcaacaatgaagCATTATGTGGTTTGTCAAGGTTTAATGTCCCACCATGCCCCACATCATCAACGCATAGATCAAATAGGAACAAACTGCTACTGCTACTTCTTGTGCTGGGAATAGCACTTGTATTTGTTCTTATTACCTTTGTGTTCCTATGGATAAAGTATAGAAGAGGTAAAAGAGATTCTCAACAAGCTGATTCATTGACTATGGCAACAACAGAAAGAATTTCATATTATGAACTGCTCCAAGCAACTGAGTCGCTTAGCGAGAGTAATCTGATTGGTTCTGGAAGTTTTGGCTCTGTCTACAAAGGCGTTCTCAGAAGTGGAACTCATATTGCAGTTAAAGTGTTCAATCTGCAACTGGAAGCGGCATTCAAGAGTTTTGATACAGAATGTGAAGTTTTGCGCAGCCTTCGCCATAGGAATCTCGTAAAAGTCATCACTAGTTGTTCCAACCTTGATTTTAAGGCTTTAGTGCTCGAGTATATGCCTAATGGAAGCCTTGACAAGTATTTGTATTCCCACAACTACTTCCTAGACATTAGGCAGAGACTTAGCATTATGATAGATGTAGCATGCGCGTTGGAATATCTTCATCATGGATGCTCCTCTCCGGTGATCCATTGTGACCTGAAGCCTAGTAACGTATTGCTGGATGAGGATATGGTTGCCCACCTAAGCGACTTTGGGATTTCAAAACTGCTTGGTGAAGATGAGAGTGATTTATACACAAAAACCTTAACAACATTTGGTTATATTGCACCGG AGTATGGACTGGATGGACTGGTGTCAATAAAATGTGATGTCTATAGTTACGGGATCATGTTGCTGGAGACGTTTACTAGGAGAAAGCCTAATGAGTTTGAGGGAGATCTTAGCTTGAAGCAATGGGTGAGTTATTCATTCCCAGAGGCAGTAATGGATGTTGTAGATGTCAACTTGATAACACCAATGGATCATCGCTTACAGAAGGAGTTAGATATCGTGGCATCAATCATGGAAGTGGCATTAGATTGTTGTGCAGAATCTCCGACAACAAGGACAAACATGAAAGATGTTGTTGGGATGCTACAGAAGATCATGATTCAACTTCTTGCATGCTGA
- the LOC101248548 gene encoding uncharacterized protein: MASRRVQTKMAMRSKLHLLRTLTKSKSVKKNSIILDAFLYIIKLRLQLEAIQREYQQLLNHVQEVKVEKLIGTRFLVKVTCKKGKDVLVSILEAFEDMKLIVVQARITSRYFFGMEAIVEAENEATLDVRALTRALQMSIHKQSFENFK, encoded by the exons atggCATCAAGAAGAGTGCAAACTAAAATGGCAATGCGTAGCAAGCTTCACCTTTTACGAACACTTACAAAATCCAAATCA GTGAAAAAGAACTCTATTATCTTGGATGCTTTCCTTTATATCATCAAGCTTAGACTCCAGCTAGAAGCCATTCAAAGAGAGTATCAGCAACTCTTAAATCATGTCCAa GAAGTGAAAGTGGAAAAGCTTATTGGGACAAGATTTTTGGTGAAAGTGACAtgcaaaaagggaaaagatGTGCTAGTATCAATTTTGGAGGCATTTGAAGATATGAAACTAATTGTTGTTCAAGCTAGGATTACAAGTAGGTACTTCTTTGGGATGGAAGCTATTGTGGAAGCTGAAAATGAAGCTACTTTGGATGTAAGAGCTTTGACTAGAGCACTTCAAATGTCTATCCACAAgcaaagttttgaaaatttcaagtaA